In Halorubellus sp. JP-L1, one DNA window encodes the following:
- a CDS encoding Xaa-Pro peptidase family protein: protein MSEHFDEAVFRERTGRVQAAMSDADADLAVLFPSSNLHYLAGFEEDPAERHLFLFVPREGDPAFVVPTLYETQVRAESWVETVRAYGDDEDPLSVVEDVLDDLLWGVDEVPRVLVDDSMWATFTQDLRGVLPDANWGLASEAVADVRVRKDDAELDALRRAGRVADDVSEWLRSRGEDVVGSTETELADEIEEELRARGASDVAFPVILGSGPNGAMPHHTHGDREIGRGDPVVLDFGGTVDDYPGDQTRTVVFAGDPPERFREVHDVVREAQQAAVDAVEPGVEAQAVDAAAREVIEAAGYGDAFFHRTGHGVGLDVHESPYIVAGNDRVLEPGMVFSIEPGIYLDGEFGVRIEDLVAVTDDGCERLNDSPRDWRCG, encoded by the coding sequence ATGAGCGAGCACTTCGACGAAGCCGTCTTCCGCGAGCGAACCGGGCGCGTCCAGGCCGCGATGAGCGACGCGGACGCCGACCTCGCGGTCCTGTTCCCGAGTTCGAACCTCCACTACCTCGCGGGCTTCGAGGAGGACCCTGCGGAACGCCACCTGTTCCTGTTCGTCCCCCGCGAGGGCGACCCCGCGTTCGTCGTCCCGACGCTGTACGAGACGCAGGTTCGCGCGGAGTCGTGGGTGGAGACGGTACGTGCGTACGGGGACGACGAGGACCCGCTTTCGGTCGTCGAGGACGTGCTCGACGACCTGCTCTGGGGCGTCGACGAGGTCCCGCGCGTGCTCGTCGACGACTCGATGTGGGCGACGTTCACGCAGGACCTCCGCGGCGTCCTCCCGGACGCGAACTGGGGGCTCGCGAGCGAGGCCGTGGCGGACGTGCGGGTGCGGAAGGACGACGCGGAACTCGACGCGCTCCGCCGAGCGGGCAGGGTCGCGGACGACGTCAGCGAGTGGCTGCGTTCGCGCGGCGAGGACGTCGTCGGATCGACCGAAACCGAACTCGCTGACGAGATCGAGGAGGAGTTGCGAGCGCGCGGCGCGAGCGACGTCGCGTTCCCGGTCATCCTCGGTTCCGGGCCGAACGGCGCGATGCCCCACCACACGCACGGCGACCGCGAGATCGGGCGCGGCGACCCGGTCGTGCTCGACTTCGGCGGAACCGTCGACGACTACCCCGGCGACCAGACGCGCACCGTCGTGTTCGCCGGCGACCCACCCGAGCGATTCCGCGAGGTCCACGACGTCGTCCGGGAGGCCCAGCAGGCTGCCGTCGACGCCGTCGAACCCGGCGTCGAAGCCCAGGCTGTCGACGCCGCGGCACGCGAAGTCATCGAGGCCGCCGGCTACGGCGACGCGTTCTTCCACCGGACCGGCCACGGCGTCGGCCTCGACGTCCACGAGTCACCATACATCGTCGCCGGGAACGACCGCGTCCTCGAACCCGGGATGGTGTTCTCGATCGAACCAGGGATCTACCTCGACGGCGAGTTCGGCGTCCGCATCGAGGACCTCGTCGCCGTCACCGACGACGGCTGCGAGCGCCTCAACGACTCCCCGCGCGACTGGCGCTGCGGTTGA
- the moaC gene encoding cyclic pyranopterin monophosphate synthase MoaC has protein sequence MPEDADRAGEDPEASVETDGPDGNREALTHVEDGAASMVDVGDKPDTARRAVARGRLSLRPGTVAAVRADEVEKGDVLATARVGAIQAVKHTWETVPLCHQIPITNVDTEFTLEDDAVALSVAVETTGKTGCEMEAVEGVTTGLNVVFDMVKSLEKDDDGEYPVAETNEVRVVEKEKRSLE, from the coding sequence ATGCCTGAGGACGCGGACCGCGCCGGGGAGGACCCCGAGGCATCGGTCGAGACCGATGGGCCTGACGGGAATCGCGAGGCGCTCACGCACGTCGAGGACGGAGCCGCGAGCATGGTGGACGTCGGCGACAAGCCCGATACCGCGCGGCGAGCGGTCGCCCGCGGCCGACTCTCGCTACGTCCGGGGACGGTCGCGGCGGTTCGCGCGGACGAGGTCGAGAAGGGCGACGTGCTGGCGACCGCTCGCGTCGGCGCGATCCAGGCGGTCAAGCACACGTGGGAGACCGTTCCGCTCTGTCATCAGATCCCGATCACGAACGTCGACACCGAGTTCACACTCGAGGACGACGCCGTCGCGCTCTCGGTGGCGGTGGAGACGACGGGGAAGACGGGCTGCGAGATGGAGGCCGTCGAGGGCGTCACGACGGGACTGAACGTCGTCTTCGACATGGTGAAATCCCTGGAGAAGGACGACGACGGCGAGTACCCGGTCGCGGAGACGAACGAGGTGCGGGTCGTCGAGAAGGAAAAGCGGTCGCTCGAGTAG
- a CDS encoding acylphosphatase, which yields MTDRTRAHVYVSGRVQGVYFRATTRDTAREHGVDGWVRNLDDGRVEAVFEGDRDDVEAMVEFCHEGSPAANVAGVDVEWSDPEGEDGFEIRR from the coding sequence ATGACCGACCGAACGCGAGCGCACGTGTACGTCTCCGGGCGCGTCCAGGGCGTGTACTTCCGGGCGACGACGCGCGATACCGCCCGCGAGCACGGCGTCGACGGCTGGGTGCGGAACCTCGACGACGGCCGCGTCGAGGCCGTCTTCGAGGGCGACCGAGACGACGTCGAGGCGATGGTCGAGTTCTGCCACGAGGGATCGCCGGCGGCGAACGTCGCGGGAGTCGACGTGGAGTGGAGCGACCCCGAGGGCGAGGACGGCTTCGAGATACGGCGCTGA
- a CDS encoding NAD(P)H-hydrate dehydratase: MIGSDRMAVVDENAAALGVPRKQLMESSGHAVARVVREHADAGDRVVVVAGRGNNGGDAFVAARFLDEYHVTTVLLGRADAIGTTIARENWDALQRAEYDTKTVADSTTFSLPECDVVVDAMLGTGVTGALREPEATAAEAVNDADATVVSVDVPSGVDADTGDAEGVAVEADHVVTFHDQKPGLEAVAAEVTVADIGIPEAAETFVERGDLRALSRPEDAHKGEFGRVLVVGGGPYAGAPALSGQAAMRAGADLSFVATPGRVADTVQGYEEGLIVRELAGDLVLPRHVDQLLDEALDADCVVIGPGLGASEGTLDAVREFLELYDGRAVVDADALQVVPDVDTDADLLCTPHQGEFAGMGGERADDWRERAENVEALAAELGQTLLVKGAHDVISDGERTRVNRTGNPGMTVGGTGDVLAGICGALFSTHDAATAGAIGAYVNGRAGDAVVDEQGYGLLASDLLSAVPPAMWGDDDA, from the coding sequence ATGATTGGAAGCGACCGGATGGCCGTCGTCGACGAGAACGCGGCGGCGCTCGGTGTCCCCCGGAAGCAACTCATGGAGTCCTCCGGGCACGCCGTCGCGCGCGTCGTCCGCGAGCACGCCGACGCCGGCGACCGCGTGGTCGTCGTCGCGGGGCGCGGGAACAACGGCGGGGACGCGTTCGTCGCCGCGCGATTCCTCGACGAGTACCACGTCACCACCGTCCTCCTCGGTCGCGCGGACGCGATCGGGACCACCATCGCTCGCGAGAACTGGGACGCGCTCCAGCGAGCGGAGTACGACACGAAGACGGTCGCGGACTCGACCACGTTCTCGCTCCCCGAGTGCGACGTGGTCGTGGACGCGATGCTCGGCACGGGCGTCACGGGCGCGCTCCGGGAACCGGAGGCGACCGCCGCCGAAGCCGTCAACGACGCGGACGCGACGGTCGTCTCCGTGGACGTCCCGAGCGGCGTCGACGCCGACACCGGCGACGCCGAAGGGGTGGCAGTCGAGGCCGACCACGTCGTGACGTTCCACGACCAGAAGCCGGGCCTCGAGGCCGTGGCCGCCGAGGTGACGGTCGCGGATATCGGGATCCCGGAGGCGGCGGAGACGTTCGTCGAACGCGGCGACCTCCGGGCGCTCTCCCGGCCGGAGGACGCGCACAAGGGCGAGTTCGGGCGCGTCCTCGTCGTCGGCGGCGGTCCGTACGCGGGCGCGCCGGCGCTCAGCGGGCAGGCGGCGATGCGCGCCGGCGCGGACCTCTCGTTCGTCGCCACGCCCGGTCGCGTCGCCGACACCGTCCAGGGCTACGAGGAAGGCCTGATCGTCCGCGAACTCGCGGGCGACCTCGTCCTCCCGCGGCACGTCGACCAGTTGCTCGACGAGGCGCTCGACGCGGACTGCGTCGTCATCGGCCCCGGCCTGGGCGCGTCGGAGGGCACGCTCGACGCCGTCCGCGAGTTCCTCGAACTCTACGACGGTCGCGCGGTCGTGGACGCGGACGCGCTCCAGGTCGTCCCCGACGTCGACACGGACGCAGACCTGCTCTGTACGCCTCACCAGGGCGAGTTCGCGGGGATGGGCGGCGAGCGGGCCGACGACTGGCGCGAGCGCGCCGAGAACGTCGAAGCCCTCGCGGCCGAGCTCGGGCAGACGCTGCTCGTGAAGGGCGCGCACGACGTGATATCCGACGGCGAGCGAACGCGCGTGAACCGCACGGGGAACCCGGGGATGACCGTCGGCGGCACCGGCGACGTGCTCGCGGGGATCTGCGGGGCGCTGTTCTCGACGCACGACGCCGCGACCGCCGGCGCCATCGGCGCGTACGTCAACGGTCGCGCCGGCGACGCCGTCGTCGACGAACAGGGATACGGGCTCCTCGCGAGCGACCTGCTTTCGGCCGTCCCGCCCGCGATGTGGGGTGACGACGATGCCTGA
- a CDS encoding GNAT family N-acetyltransferase, whose amino-acid sequence MTVPVRARYREATPDDVDAVRDVARTTWERDYPDVVNREAVTDTVESWYGHDQLAADVRRGDALVLVAETDDANAESDADVTGVRIRGFVHGVVDGDCGTILRAYVHPDARDDGLGRGLVDAALDAFRDRGCDRAEAMVLARNAPGNAFYDALGFEHVATDTTLVGGDGYDEHVYLTYI is encoded by the coding sequence ATGACAGTACCCGTGCGTGCCAGGTATCGCGAAGCGACGCCTGACGACGTCGACGCCGTCAGGGACGTCGCACGGACGACCTGGGAACGCGACTACCCGGACGTGGTGAACAGGGAAGCGGTGACCGACACCGTCGAGTCCTGGTACGGCCACGACCAGCTCGCCGCGGACGTCCGCCGCGGCGACGCACTCGTCCTCGTCGCCGAGACCGACGACGCGAACGCCGAATCGGACGCGGACGTCACCGGCGTCCGAATCCGCGGTTTCGTCCACGGCGTCGTCGACGGCGACTGCGGCACCATCCTCCGCGCGTACGTCCACCCCGACGCACGCGACGACGGACTCGGCCGCGGTCTCGTCGACGCCGCACTCGACGCCTTCCGCGACCGCGGCTGCGACCGCGCCGAAGCGATGGTGCTCGCACGGAACGCCCCAGGGAACGCGTTCTACGACGCCCTCGGATTCGAGCACGTCGCCACCGACACCACGCTCGTCGGCGGCGACGGCTACGACGAACACGTCTACCTCACGTACATCTAG